A region of the Rickettsiales bacterium Ac37b genome:
GGTTTCTTTATTGTTTTTAGATATATTATCTTCATCAGCATTTTCCTGATCTTCACTATTACCATTTATTTCATCAGGATTAATCCATTCAGGAGCAACTTTAGGTTTATGATCATTTGCAGGTTTAGGAGATGTAAACCAATCTTTAATTTTAGTTGCAGCCTCAGAGAGCACTGTGTTCCACTGGAAGCTTGCGGTGAAGCCGCCTTTATCCGTGCCTTCATGTTTTGCTGCTTCACCTAAACCCGAATGAACCACGCCGTTATCATGATGGTTATTTACACCAAAGTTTACTGAAGTGAGCGCACTTCCACCCGTTGCTTTAGTTGGATCAAACGAGAACCCAAAATGATAGCTCGAAGATTCACGTGTTTCAGCAATATCTTCACTAGATACATCCCCTACTACTTTAAGCTTTTCTGTGCCATAGATTTCAGCCCCTACCAGGTGGATTTTATTTGCTGTGACAGATACATCCTCACCACTAATCCCGGAGATAAAGTTCACTAGCTCACTGTTAGAATGAGATTCTCCTGCTCCAAAAGAGACTGCTGGTGCAACGCCAGCTGGAGTAAATGAGACACCAAGGGATATACTCGAACTATCTGCTTCCATAGAGTTTATGTCATGCACCGACTCAATCAGTAACTTTTTAGCAACAGCTACTTCAACTTTCTGGCCTTTAATATAAGCACCTTTGATAGTTAAATCTCCGCCCACTTCAACCATCACTTGAGGTGCTTTGATAAAGGAGGGCACATGATGGCTTCCAAATGCAGTATAATCACTCTCTGAATGGCTAAATGCAACTGTTAGGCCATTAAAGTTCGCACTTGCAACTGGCCCCTGGCTTGTCGTCTCTCCTTCTTGAGTTCTGCTCTCTACCGCAGCTTCCATTTTCGCATTTCCTTTGACATGAACATTTGCTTCTTTTTCTGCTGTTATTTGCGTGCCACTAAAGCTACTATCTCCGCCTGATTCAACCTCCACCTTCTCAGCATATAGCTCCGTCAGCACTGCCTTTCTTTCTTCTAATGTAACAGAAGTTTTGATTGTTCCAAAGTTAAAATTTACACTCGGTAACATCGCTAGCATAGTTTGGGCTAATGAGGCACTTGGCGATACATTATCTGCCCGAAGTTTATTATAGATTTGACCTGCTCTAAGCACATCCGTCGCTAGCCCAAGCGGACCCTCTAAATCTGTTATAGTTTCAGCTTTCGCTCCTTTCACCGAATCTATAAACCAGCTGCTAAGACTAATTCGGGCTGGAGCAGAGATCGGTATATAAGATTTACCCATTTTACTTGCAAATAGTGCTTTATCTATCTTGGGCGCCCCAATACCCCTGCTTTTCGTTTTGATTTCCATTTTCTCTTGATAGATAAATTCTGATAAATCCAGCTTTTTGCTACCTTTGACATTCATTTCTTTAGCAGCAATTTTTAATCCTTTTCCTTCCACTTCTTCACCATTGATCGTTACCTTACCATGACTTGAATGAATAGAGGTTGGCACCACACTTGAATCCTCCCACCAAGCTGTTGCTATACTCTTGCTCCCTAAAAACCCCCGCTTCTTCTTGATCTCGATCATGTTCTCTACTTTTGTGTGCGCTACCTCCGCTACCACTTTTTCACCACTAATCGATATATCATCTTGCGCGTAAAGCTTAGCTCCCTTAAGATGACAAATCTTCCCGCAGCTAATCTCTATGCCGCCACCCGCAACTAACTGAACCTCTGATACCACTATGTTATATATTACCTCTTTATACTTCTTCGTCCATATATAGTTTTGTAAATATACATGCTGCAAGCTTTCTATATGTGCTTCACTGCCTACTTTTAAATACATATTGCCTTGTGTCATCACCGCGCCAGATAAAATCAGATCATTTTTTGCATCATAACTCACCGTTTGACCGACTGTTATTCCTCCAATATAATGATTCCCTACCAAAGCTGGCTTTTGAATAATATCCTTACCTGCTAACACTACTTCACCATGCGAGAGTATTTGCGCTCCTATCGCTGAGACTGCACCTTCCTCCGAATAAGCATGAAATCCTCCTGACGCATACACATTCGCAGCACGCGAAAAGTGATAAGGGTGCATCGTTAGGTAATAATAAAGCCCATTCGTTTCTGCATAACAATGTTTACTTAACCCATCTGAACCATGCGGATCTCTACAACCAGGCAAACTAATACCTCTTAGCATGTATACTCCTGTTTCTGCTGCATGACCTATATTTAATCTCGCATGCTCTTTTAACTTATAGCCATTTTTCACTATTATATCAGAAGCTCCACTATATATTCTATCATTACTATAGATTTCTATATCACCATTATCTGCTATTATATAAGATGGCATTATATCATAACCATCTCCATAGATACTTTTCCCATTCTTTTGCTTATGATAATAATTGATTACTTCTCCACCCGCCTGTAACTTCATTCCTTCATACGAATGTAAAAGCGCTCCTTCAACATTATGTATGACATAGCTCGTGATAATTGTGATTCCTCTACCATGCATCTGACCTTTATTGGTATCTATATCTATATCAATACTAAACTCATTAGCATCATGCGCTTGCCAGTAGTCCAGGATGTTTTCTAACGTAGCTCCTCTATGCTTTGCCATCTCTCCTCTAATCTCAGAAAAACTTGCTATCGAATCAAATTCATACGTCTTATATGAGGGTACGCTATCCCATATCTTTTTGTTACCAAACCTAATTGCTTCTACTACTATACTTCCATCAGTATGGATATAACCTTCATTCAGAACCAAATCATTAGCTTTTATCTCCAATTTACCATGAATAATCAGCTTCTGATAATTAATAAAATTACCACTTAACTCCAAAATTAAGTCAGAACCTAGTTCAAAATCACTGTGTTGTACCCAGTCTTTCCCTACAAAATGAAGACCTCTGCCTACACTCCACTCATTATTCAATTGATGGAAGCTTAGCTGCTTAGCTCCCATATCTCGCACACCTATCGGATCCTCATCAATTAAATGCCACATCCCTCCTACCTCTATTTTGCCTCCGCAAGGATTAAAATAATAAGGTGCTCGTAACTCAAAATCTTCCTCAGTTTGAAGTAACACAGCATGCGTATATTCTATTTTGCTACTTAGATAAATATTCTTTGCCTTCATTATATAAATATGAACCCGACCATCTGCAGCTATACTAATCCGACCTTTTGGCGCTAAAATTTCACTATATGGGTTCACAACTCCATCAAAGCTATAAACATTACCACCAGACTTTAAATATAGATTACCTTCCTTCGATTCTATATGCTTATAACTCGTAAGATCACTTCCCGCACCAATCTCTAAATCATTCGTTGCTACTATTTTTCCATAATTAGCAAATCTTTCCTCTATTTTTATAACACCATTACCCATCGTTAACTGGTAATTATTATCCATGATTTGCTGATAATTACCTGAGAGCTTTTCTCCCATATCAAAATCTTTTGCTTTTATAGAGGCAATATTCTTAACTTCTACTATACCATAATTCGAAAACGAGCCTGTGTTACTCTCCATATCGAGGCTATCTCCTATTTTAAGATAACCATGATTAAAGATATGACCTCCTTTCTGCACCCATACTCCTACATAGTTACTTGGGTTTTTACTGTTATTTTCTAACAGGCCAGTTAAAGTTAAAATTATATTCCCTATTGCTATACTACTTTCTTCACTAAAACTTAGCTCATTTGCTGTTACAAATAACTTTTCTACCTCTGTCTTACCACTAAATAACACCTTCTCATCTTGGTTTTCATTGGTAAAGTTAATTACCTTACTCTTAACATCCTTTGCCTGCCAATCCTTGCTCTTTACCTCTACACCTGCTGCTACTAATTCACCACTTACAACTTTCTTCCCAAATAGATAAATATTACCATGCTCTACCACTATATTATCTACTACCATCTCTCCTTTTTCACTTATAAACTTTACATAATAGTTACTCTTGATTCTACCTCTACTTACTAAACTTCCTTCTTCTGACCAAAATTCCAGCGATGCCTCAGAATCTTCACTTACATTACTAATCTCTCCTTCATTTTCAAATCTACCTACAAACTTAAATACCCCATAATCCGATTTTATTATTCCTCGATTAATCAACTCTTCTGCGGTAATGCTACCTACCTTAAATTCTATCCTTACACCTATATCATTTTCTAACTTACCCCCTAAGGTAAGACATAATTCATCAGCCTTTACACTCTTACCATTCTTCAAATTCATTGCTAATATATTTAAATTTGAGGCTTTGATTTCACCTAAAAACTCT
Encoded here:
- a CDS encoding hypothetical protein (contains Haemagluttinin repeat domain (pfam13332)), giving the protein MSVMSGEVLLSGSGGDWFVNDHLEGWLNYLGLYNPFGYHGIIFGDDHLVNGSSHKIAVVEYDGNDLDDFYLYNKVLAEELIIYLPQYTKVRGSLHLDHAARIRLVAPQGISLSGVDFNGLEVIVSTHDLEELEQILNNKDELRAKSVSKVEIAEVKGHGLWIEACAAVVGGNNRISDFRAALYCSKPIDDYSFKSLQGSVLSSSAVVVEDDGNSLGVKLEGNIAAPLIKVKSKEAFWLEGSITASEVEVVGSSVSLVGFGSIKLASYRNQDGMVGAPGSLNIYGDHGVFAPNSRIYYALYEIIEYIGECKGSDVKQKNNIDLKNYSCIEQVCLNNEISWLFGDERAASLGNAREGNLENKDRVIVDGISSLPLIKLLFKNSLELGGRVEGESGVGIVGQLLLKLEEGARVSSKQGAIKLIGSDSKFGGEVTGDYVNINADNVEFLGEIKASNLNILAMNLKNGKSVKADELCLTLGGKLENDIGVRIEFKVGSITAEELINRGIIKSDYGVFKFVGRFENEGEISNVSEDSEASLEFWSEEGSLVSRGRIKSNYYVKFISEKGEMVVDNIVVEHGNIYLFGKKVVSGELVAAGVEVKSKDWQAKDVKSKVINFTNENQDEKVLFSGKTEVEKLFVTANELSFSEESSIAIGNIILTLTGLLENNSKNPSNYVGVWVQKGGHIFNHGYLKIGDSLDMESNTGSFSNYGIVEVKNIASIKAKDFDMGEKLSGNYQQIMDNNYQLTMGNGVIKIEERFANYGKIVATNDLEIGAGSDLTSYKHIESKEGNLYLKSGGNVYSFDGVVNPYSEILAPKGRISIAADGRVHIYIMKAKNIYLSSKIEYTHAVLLQTEEDFELRAPYYFNPCGGKIEVGGMWHLIDEDPIGVRDMGAKQLSFHQLNNEWSVGRGLHFVGKDWVQHSDFELGSDLILELSGNFINYQKLIIHGKLEIKANDLVLNEGYIHTDGSIVVEAIRFGNKKIWDSVPSYKTYEFDSIASFSEIRGEMAKHRGATLENILDYWQAHDANEFSIDIDIDTNKGQMHGRGITIITSYVIHNVEGALLHSYEGMKLQAGGEVINYYHKQKNGKSIYGDGYDIMPSYIIADNGDIEIYSNDRIYSGASDIIVKNGYKLKEHARLNIGHAAETGVYMLRGISLPGCRDPHGSDGLSKHCYAETNGLYYYLTMHPYHFSRAANVYASGGFHAYSEEGAVSAIGAQILSHGEVVLAGKDIIQKPALVGNHYIGGITVGQTVSYDAKNDLILSGAVMTQGNMYLKVGSEAHIESLQHVYLQNYIWTKKYKEVIYNIVVSEVQLVAGGGIEISCGKICHLKGAKLYAQDDISISGEKVVAEVAHTKVENMIEIKKKRGFLGSKSIATAWWEDSSVVPTSIHSSHGKVTINGEEVEGKGLKIAAKEMNVKGSKKLDLSEFIYQEKMEIKTKSRGIGAPKIDKALFASKMGKSYIPISAPARISLSSWFIDSVKGAKAETITDLEGPLGLATDVLRAGQIYNKLRADNVSPSASLAQTMLAMLPSVNFNFGTIKTSVTLEERKAVLTELYAEKVEVESGGDSSFSGTQITAEKEANVHVKGNAKMEAAVESRTQEGETTSQGPVASANFNGLTVAFSHSESDYTAFGSHHVPSFIKAPQVMVEVGGDLTIKGAYIKGQKVEVAVAKKLLIESVHDINSMEADSSSISLGVSFTPAGVAPAVSFGAGESHSNSELVNFISGISGEDVSVTANKIHLVGAEIYGTEKLKVVGDVSSEDIAETRESSSYHFGFSFDPTKATGGSALTSVNFGVNNHHDNGVVHSGLGEAAKHEGTDKGGFTASFQWNTVLSEAATKIKDWFTSPKPANDHKPKVAPEWINPDEINGNSEDQENADEDNISKNNKETKKPQPKVVKKEEQVARKTAPKPQPKVVKKEEQVARKTAPENAISDYEKINNEVDKLDISDKHKKELKQAIHGVVDELYKSSPAERERIIADLSAGKYTAKETVQLKSEGKGWLSTLWSETFGSKELEAHTAIAIAAVETCLVNPACSALLVGAATAVYAKIVDALNKGIILSTPIHENKGSVLDTPAHKEEGKILHTPFPSQEGADILHTPLPTSKQSADQGFEIPDSDVDMTILFKNTFDPEKVQYEDAPYHHQNSQGIKNPAPTNPLPTLKNSVKISDNSDRRVGVDVEHKEFVIFDKTRNLPDGDSVYHGHVRSWSGLEQSQKNALFEAEMTDLKGKVNPKYRAQYE